The genomic DNA CCCGCGTGAAATAGTGAAGTGTCCGCGGATCGGCCAACTCTGAGTAGATAAACGAACTTCCATTATAGCTCCGCCAATTGTTCAACAATGCGGCCCACGCCTTGGCGGAATGGGTCGACCACCGGCAGGCCAAACTCAGCTTCAAGTTGAGCCATGTAATCAAGAGCCTGCTGTTCTTCTAGTTGTGAAGTATTCACTGAAATACCCACAAATTTTACCTTGGGGTTGGTGAGGCTGGCGGTAGCCAAGTTGGCTTGCATGCAAGTCTCGATATCTGGCAGTGAATAGTCGGGTACGCCGCGCATATGAGTGCGAGTGGGTTCATGGCATAGAACTAAGGCATCGGCTTGTGAGCCGTGGATCAAACCAGTGGTTACGCCTGCAAAAGAAGGATGGAATAAGGATCCCTGACCTTCAATAATATCCCAGTGGTCATCACTATTGGCTGGGGCAATGGTTTCAATGGCGCCAGCAATAAAGTCGGCTACCACACAGTCTGCACTTACACCTTCGCCACAGATCAGAATACCGGTTTGGCCAGTGGCTCTAAAGTCTGCATTCAAGCCTTGTTTCTGAGCTTCTTTCTCGATGGCTAAAGAGGTGTACATTTTGCCTACTGAGCAATCTGTTCCTACCGTGAGTAGGCGCTTACCTGCACGTTTCTTACCATTGGCAACAGGGTAGGCTTGGCTTGGGTAGCGTACATCGAACAATTGACGACCATGCTTTTGGGCACAGGCGACTAATTCGGGAATGTCATTAAGTTTGTTATGCAGGCCAGCCGCAATATCAAGGCCTGATTCTAAGGCTTCTACTAATACTCCAATCCACTCATCAGATATGATGCCACCTCTATTGGCCACGCCAATCACTAAGGTTTTCGCTCCCGCTTGTGCTGCCGCAGCAATAGATAGGTCTTCTAAGTCACAATCTGCATTACAAGCTGGCAGGCGAAATTGACCCACACAATATTCGGGATGCCAAGTTTTGATGCCTTGGGCCACTTTTGCTGCGAGTTGATCGGCGGCATCGCCTAGAAACAATAGATAAGGTTTTTTTAGTTCCATTACTTTTTACTCCGTAAAACGTGTTGCTGGTGAGTTTCTGTTTTGCTTACAGCAGCATCGTTGTTGTTAGTTGTTATGAAACCATTAGCAAAAAGCATGACAAAATTTCGTGACTGGTGAATATAGTGGTTAAAAATACTTGGCTTGAGCTGATAACCTCGCATGTAAACCGCTAAATTAGGCTGTTTGCGGTGGAGCCGTCTTTTTTATAAAGTACTGGTGTTTTGAATTATTCTGGATATAAATTTCTAAAAGAGTTTTGCGCTTAGAATAATTTCTCAATAGCCACTGAAACTTGGCTTTATATAATTTTGCTTTTATGTCTTTATCTTGGTTGTATATTCTGAAAATTTCTTGCGATTTAAATTGGCCATAAGTGACTTTTTATTTTCATTACTAATATGAAAAACTATTAACATGATTAAAAAGTCATTCAAGTTGCACCTATTTGGTGTGATTTTATAGTTTTGCACTTATTTGGTGCTATTCATGTCGCGATTTTAGCTTAATGTCCGAATATATGACTAATGTTAATAAGATGTATCAATATGGATGTGTGATTTTGTCTCTTATATAGCTAACTATTAAATATTGCTTGTGTGGTGTTTTGTTCTTTGGTGTTGGCTGTGTTTTGGCTCATTGCTCTGGCGCTGGGATGGGCGGTATAAATGTTGCTGATGTTTAACATTTGTTAGTTTTTGGTGCCTTTAGGACAGCAATAACAGGCCTTTATTTATGTTTTGGGGAGATTGGTCTGCTACTTGCTGTAAGCTATTTCATTTAGTTAATTAAATATAATTTGGGAGTATTAAAAAATGGATTTTATCTCTGGGCTAATTGGCCAGTTGAATGGCATCGTTTGGGGGGTACCCATGCTGGTATTGATTTTGGGCGTTGGGATTTTTCTCACCGTTGGCCTGAAATTTATGCCAATTTTAAATGTTGGGCCGGCTTTTAAGCTTATGTGGAGTGGTCGGGGTGCTAGTGGTAAGGGAGAAATTCCGCCTTTTCAAGCGCTTATGACTGCTATGTCTGCCACTGTGGGCACTGGTAACATTGCCGGTGTAGCGACAGCGGTTTTCATTGGCGGTCCTGGCGCCTTGTTTTGGATGTGGATGACTGCCTTATTAGGGATGGCAACCAAGTATGCTGAAGCGGTATTAGCGGTAAATTATCGTGAGAAAGACGAAAATGGTGCCTATGTCGGTGGCCCCATGTATTACATCAAAAACGGTATGGGCAAAAAATGGGCTTGGTTAGGCACCTTGTTTGCTGTATTCGGCGCGGTGGCTTGTTTTGGAATTGGCAATGCGGTGCAGTCAAACTCGATTGCACAGGTGCTTTATTCTAATTTTTCTTTTTCCCCTTTAATTGTTGGCCTCGTCATTATGCTATTGGCGGGTGGTGTGATTCTTGGCGGCTTGAAACGAGTCGGTAAGTTTGCCGGTGCTTTAGTACCGGTGATGGCGGTGGCTTATATCCTATGTGGCTTGGTTATATTGCTGATGAACTTGAGTGAGATTGGTCCGGCGATAATGACTATTCTGGAACTGGCCTTCACGCCAGCCTCGGCTCAAGGTGGTTTTGCTGGTGCTACCGTTTGGATGGCGATCCGTTTTGGGGTGGCACGTGGCGTATTTTCAAACGAGGCGGGTTTGGGCTCGGCACCGATTGCTCACGCCAGCGCGCAAACTGATGAGCCAGTGCGCCAAGGTTTAATCGCTATGTTAGGTACTTTTCTCGATACTTTAGTTATCTGTAGTATTACCGGTTTGGTGATTGTGATTTCCGGGGCCTGGACTGAAGGTGAGTCTGGAGCGGCCTTAACTTCTGCTGCCTTTGACCAAGTTCTACCGGGAGTAGGTGGTTACGTGGTGGCGATTAGTTTGGCGATATTTGCTTTTACCACGATTGTGGGTTGGTCTGTATATGGCGAGCGTTGTGCTGAATATTTGTTTGGCGCTAAAGCAGTACTGCCATTTCGTTTGGTGTTTATTGTTGCTTTGCCGGTAGGCGCAATTATGGAATTAGATTTTGTGTGGCTGTTGGGTGATACCCTCAACGCTCTGATGGCGGTACCTAACTTAATTGCATTGGCGGTATTAAGCCCTGTGGTATTTAAGCTGACCAAGCGTTATTTTTCTCAGCAGCAAGCGCTCGATGATGCCGCCACTGAATCTTAATTTATTTATCCAGCTTTGTTTGACCGGGTGGCTAATCCGGTCAACGACTATCTTCAGTTTTCTCATTAAGGAGGAAGGATGCTCACTGCAGAAGCTGTGATCGATTTACAGGCTTTACAGCACAATTATCAAACCTTAAAGCAGCATTGCCCTCAGCAGCAGTTGGTTGCCGTTATCAAAGGAGATGCTTACGGGCATGGTGCGCTGAGAGTGGCCCAAACCTTAACTAGCGCTGATATGTTTGCCGTGGCTAGAATTGAGGAAGCCTTAGAATTGCGTGCTGCGGGGATCGAGACGCCCATTTTGTTATTGGAAGGCTGTTTTTGCCTTGAGGATCTCATGCTGGCGGCGGAACAGCGTTTTCATACGGTGGTTCATAGTGACTTCCAATTGCAACAGTTTACTTCGGCCCAGCTACCTGCTCCGATCCAAGTGTGGCTTAAATTAGATACCGGCATGCACCGCGTGGGTATTGAGCGAGAGCAATTTTGTGAGTTTGTGCAGCAGCTACAGCGCTCAAGCAACCTTGCCGGAGAGCTGGGTTTTATTAGCCATTTAAGTTGTGCCGATGATTTACAGTCAGATACCACAGCGAGGCAGATCGCTTTATTCGAAGAATTAACCAAGGCCTATAGCGGGCCTAAAACGCTGGCCAATTCAGCTGGCGTCTTGTTTTGGCCCGATGCCCAGTATGATTATGTTCGAGCAGGGATCTCCTTGTACGGTATTTCACCTAGTGAGCAATCTATTGGTCAAGATTATCAGCTAAAGCCAGTGATGAGTTTAAAGTCGAAGTTAATTTCGGTGCGCCAGCACCGTAAAGGTGAACCGATTGGTTATGGTGAAATTTGGCGTGCCAGTGAAGATACTCTGGTAGGCGTGGTGGCGATGGGTTATGGAGATGGTTATCCACGCTCGGCACCTGCCGGTACGCCGGTTTATATTAATGGTCGAATCGTCCCCATTGTGGGCCGAGTATCGATGGACATGCTAACGGTTGATTTAGGCGCTGATGCTAGCGATAAAGTGGGTGATAGCGTTGAGTTGTGGGGGCGGCAATTACCGATTGAAAGAGTGGCCCAAGCCCTAGATACCATTCCTTATGAGTTATGCATTAAATTGACTAAGCGGGTAGCCAAGACTCTGGCTTCGTAAAATACTGTCGAGTTTGGTGGTTGAGCCACCGAGGAAAATGGTGCCACCGTTTATAAAAAGACACTCGTTTCTTTAAAGACGTTTAAGGCGCCAGCATGGCGCCTTAATGATTTGTGAGTCTCTATTGACTTAAGATTTGCTCGATAGTCTGGAGTTCCTGACCACTAAACGACAAGTTATCTACCGCTTGAACGTTGTCAATCAATTGCTGCGCAGAGCTCGCGCCGATCAACACCGAGCTAACTTCGGGTTTTTCTAAAATCCATGCTAGAGCCATTTGCGACAGGCTTTGGCCGCGCTGCTGTGCTAAGTGATGAAGCTGCTTTATTTGTCTTAAGTGCTCGCTCACGCTGTCTTGCTGTAAGTAGGACTTGCTATTGGCCGCGCGCGAATCCGTGGGAATGCCATTTAGATAGCGGTCACTCAATAAGCCTTGAGCAAGCGGTGAGAAGGTGATCAGGCCTACACCTTTGTCATCGAGTAAGGGCATCAGTTGATGTTCGGCGGCGCGATCAAACATAGAGTAGCGCACTTGATGGATCAGACAGGGGGTGCCTAGTTCATTAAACAGTTTTAGCGCTTGCCGCGTTTGTTCCGCGCTGTAATTGGAAATACCAACATAGAGCGCTTTGCCTTGACGAACTAGACTGTCTAAGGCTCCAACGGTTTCTTCAATCGGTGTTTCGTCGTCTGGGCAATGATGATAGAACAAGTCCACATAATCTAAGCCCATTCGTTTTAATGATTGGTCGAGACTAGATATTAAATATTTTCTAGAACCGCCCACGCCATAAGGGCCTGGCCACATGTCGTAGCCAGCTTTCGATGAAATAAACAGCTCATCACGGTGTTGCGCA from Agarivorans gilvus includes the following:
- the dgcN gene encoding N-acetyltransferase DgcN; translation: MELKKPYLLFLGDAADQLAAKVAQGIKTWHPEYCVGQFRLPACNADCDLEDLSIAAAAQAGAKTLVIGVANRGGIISDEWIGVLVEALESGLDIAAGLHNKLNDIPELVACAQKHGRQLFDVRYPSQAYPVANGKKRAGKRLLTVGTDCSVGKMYTSLAIEKEAQKQGLNADFRATGQTGILICGEGVSADCVVADFIAGAIETIAPANSDDHWDIIEGQGSLFHPSFAGVTTGLIHGSQADALVLCHEPTRTHMRGVPDYSLPDIETCMQANLATASLTNPKVKFVGISVNTSQLEEQQALDYMAQLEAEFGLPVVDPFRQGVGRIVEQLAEL
- a CDS encoding alanine/glycine:cation symporter family protein, which gives rise to MDFISGLIGQLNGIVWGVPMLVLILGVGIFLTVGLKFMPILNVGPAFKLMWSGRGASGKGEIPPFQALMTAMSATVGTGNIAGVATAVFIGGPGALFWMWMTALLGMATKYAEAVLAVNYREKDENGAYVGGPMYYIKNGMGKKWAWLGTLFAVFGAVACFGIGNAVQSNSIAQVLYSNFSFSPLIVGLVIMLLAGGVILGGLKRVGKFAGALVPVMAVAYILCGLVILLMNLSEIGPAIMTILELAFTPASAQGGFAGATVWMAIRFGVARGVFSNEAGLGSAPIAHASAQTDEPVRQGLIAMLGTFLDTLVICSITGLVIVISGAWTEGESGAALTSAAFDQVLPGVGGYVVAISLAIFAFTTIVGWSVYGERCAEYLFGAKAVLPFRLVFIVALPVGAIMELDFVWLLGDTLNALMAVPNLIALAVLSPVVFKLTKRYFSQQQALDDAATES
- the alr gene encoding alanine racemase, producing the protein MLTAEAVIDLQALQHNYQTLKQHCPQQQLVAVIKGDAYGHGALRVAQTLTSADMFAVARIEEALELRAAGIETPILLLEGCFCLEDLMLAAEQRFHTVVHSDFQLQQFTSAQLPAPIQVWLKLDTGMHRVGIEREQFCEFVQQLQRSSNLAGELGFISHLSCADDLQSDTTARQIALFEELTKAYSGPKTLANSAGVLFWPDAQYDYVRAGISLYGISPSEQSIGQDYQLKPVMSLKSKLISVRQHRKGEPIGYGEIWRASEDTLVGVVAMGYGDGYPRSAPAGTPVYINGRIVPIVGRVSMDMLTVDLGADASDKVGDSVELWGRQLPIERVAQALDTIPYELCIKLTKRVAKTLAS
- a CDS encoding aldo/keto reductase; amino-acid sequence: MKINDHAPVLPYQASSQRYDSMPYRRVGNSGVQFPALSLGLWHNFGEHDNFSNARAMLRTAFDLGITHFDLANNYGPPYGSAESNFGRIMTMDFAQHRDELFISSKAGYDMWPGPYGVGGSRKYLISSLDQSLKRMGLDYVDLFYHHCPDDETPIEETVGALDSLVRQGKALYVGISNYSAEQTRQALKLFNELGTPCLIHQVRYSMFDRAAEHQLMPLLDDKGVGLITFSPLAQGLLSDRYLNGIPTDSRAANSKSYLQQDSVSEHLRQIKQLHHLAQQRGQSLSQMALAWILEKPEVSSVLIGASSAQQLIDNVQAVDNLSFSGQELQTIEQILSQ